Proteins encoded together in one Sander lucioperca isolate FBNREF2018 chromosome 17, SLUC_FBN_1.2, whole genome shotgun sequence window:
- the LOC116053256 gene encoding solute carrier family 12 member 6 isoform X6, translating to MVEAFCKGNLSQCVAMASVRFTVTPTKAEDLPGLSDTSPDISSRSGARVRFGSRESVNRSDPLSEGSGGGTTTAGGAETPDYSNVEQADGNSKISSVYINNTHGVDDDDFYDRNLALFEEEMDTRPKVSSLLNRLANYTNLTQGAREHEEAESIGEKKKASKSPQMGTFMGVYLPCLQNIFGVILFLRLTWVVGSAGVLQALCIVFICCCCTLLTAISMSAIATNGVVPAGGAYFMISRSLGPEFGGAVGLCFYLGTTFAGAMYILGAIEILLMYIAPKAAIFVSKNPEGEGAAMLNNMRVYGSICLLLMSLLVFVGVKYVNKLASIFLACVIVSIVSIYIGALVSAFKPPHFPVCMLGNRTINGHEIDENQCAKTILLQIKEPVERVDNFTLINETSTMSPTFDPSLATDLVEKTTYLWKQFCQGPEINATCDQYFLSNNFSEIEGIPGLASGIISENLWSSYPSRGDVLEKASLISTHDAHPASTQQPYVFADITTSFTLLVGIFFPSVTGIMAGSNRSGDLKDAQRSIPIGTILAILTTSIVYLSSVVLFGTCIDGVLLRDKFGDSVKGNLVVGTLAWPTPWVIVIGSFFSTCGAGLQSLTGAPRLLQAIAKDNIIPFLRVFGHGKANGEPTWALLLTALIAELGILIASLDLVAPILTMFFLMCYLFVNLACGLQTLLRTPNWRPRFSYYHWTLSFLGMTICLALMFISSWYYAIVAMVIAGMIYKYIEYHGAEKEWGDGIRGLSLSAARYALLRLEEGPPHTKNWRPQVLVLLKLDEDAHVKSPRLLTFANQLKAGKGLTIVGTVVSGNFLQSYGEALAAEQTLKHLMDKERVKGFCQCIVAQKPREGISHMIQSSGLGGMKPNTVVMGWPHAWRQSEDPQSWKTFINTVRVTTAAHLALLVPKNISLFPSNSEPCTEGYIDVWWIVHDGGMLMLLPFLLRQHKVWRKCGMRIFTVAQMEDNSIQMKKDLATFLYHLRIEAEVEVVEMHDSDISAYTYERTLMMEQRSQMLRQMRLSKSDREREAQLVKDRNSMLRLTSIGSDDDDDTDGGERDRATSAGSGGGGGSGGSAEHHRRVQMTWTKEKTSQYRATHSGCSTPEGFRDMLSIRPDHSNVRRMHTAVKLNEVIVNKSHDARLVLLNMPGPPRNTEGDENYMEFLEVLTEGLERVLLVRGGGSEVITIYS from the exons CAGATGGAAATTCCAAAATCTCCAGCGTGTACATCAACAACACTCATGGGGTGGATGACGATGACTTCTACGACAGAAACTTGGCCTTGTTTGAG GAGGAGATGGACACTCGGCCGAAGGTGTCTTCTCTGCTCAATCGCCTGGCCAACTACACCAACCTGACGCAGGGGGCCAGGGAACACGAGGAGGCCGAGAGCATCGGCGAGAAGAAGAAAGCCAGCAAG TCGCCACAGATGGGGACGTTTATGGGAGTTTACCTGCCTTGCCTCCAGAACATCTTCGGTGTCATCCTGTTCCTGCGGTTGACCTGGGTGGTGGGAAGTGCTGGGGTGCTGCAGGCCCTCTGTATTGTCTTCATATGCTGTTGCTGT acatTGTTGACTGCAATATCCATGAGTGCTATCGCCACTAATGGAGTGGTACCAG CGGGAGGCGCCTACTTCATGATTAGTCGCTCTCTGGGTCCAGAGTTTGGGGGGGCGGTGGGCCTGTGTTTCTACTTGGGCACCACCTTCGCCGGAGCCATGTACATCCTGGGAGCCATTGAGATCCTTCTG aTGTACATAGCACCTAAGGCAGCCATTTTTGTGTCAAAGAACCCTGAAGGCGAAGGGGCAGCCATGTTGAACAACATGCGGGTCTACGGCTCCATCTGTCTCCTCCTGATGTCCTTGCTGGTCTTTGTGGGTGTGAAGTACGTCAACAAACTGGCCTCCATCTTCTTAGCCTGCGTCATCGTCTCCATAGTTTCCATCTACATCGGGGCGCTGGTCTCTGCCTTCAAACCGCCACACTTCCC TGTGTGCATGCTGGGAAACCGAACTATCAACGGCCATGAAATTGATGAAAACCAATGTGCGAAAACCATCCTGCTGCAGATCAAAGAGCCAGTGGAGAGAGTTGACAACTTCACACTGATTAATG AAACCAGCACTATGAGCCCAACCTTTGACCCCAGCCTTGCTACCGATTTGGTGGAGAAGACCACGTATCTTTGGAAGCAGTTTTGCCAGGGCCCGGAAATCAACGCCACCTGTGACCAATACTTCCTTTCCAACAATTTTTCTGAGATCGAAGGGATTCCCGGTCTGGCCAGTGGGATCATTTCag AGAACCTGTGGAGCTCCTACCCCAGTCGTGGGGACGTGTTGGAGAAAGCCTCCCTTATCTCCACTCACGATGCACATCCGGCCTCCACTCAGCAGCCTTATGTGTTTGCTGACATCACCACCTCCTTCACACTGCTGGTGGGAATCTTCTTCCCCTCCGTCACAG GAATCATGGCTGGTTCCAACCGGTCGGGCGATCTGAAAGATGCCCAGCGCTCCATCCCCATTGGAACCATTCTCGCCATCCTCACCACCTCCATCGTCT ACCTGAGCAGCGTTGTCTTGTTTGGAACCTGCATCGACGGGGTGCTCCTCAGAGACAA GTTTGGCGACTCAGTCAAAGGGAATCTGGTGGTGGGGACTCTGGCTTGGCCGACTCCCTGGGTCATTGTGATTGGCTCTTTCTTCTCAACATGTGGCGCAGGCCTCCAGTCGCTGACCGGTGCTCCCCGACTTCTACAGGCCATTGCCAAGGACAACATCATCCCCTTCCTCCGG GTGTTTGGCCATGGGAAGGCTAACGGGGAGCCCACCTGGGCCCTGCTGCTCACAGCCCTAATAGCCGAGCTGGGGATTCTCATCGCCTCTCTGGACCTGGTGGCTCCCATCCTTACAAT GTTCTTCTTGATGTGTTATCTGTTTGTGAACCTGGCCTGTGGCCTCCAGACCCTCCTGAGGACGCCCAACTGGAGGCCGCGCTTTTCCTATTACCACTG GACCTTGTCGTTTTTGGGGATGACTATCTGCCTGGCACTCATGTTCATATCCTCCTGGTACTACGCAATCGTTGCCATGGTGATCGCTGGCATGATCTACAAGTACATTGAGTACCACGG aGCGGAGAAAGAGTGGGGGGATGGGATCCGCGGTCTCTCGCTCAGTGCTGCCCGATATGCCCTCCTGAGGTTGGAAGAGGGACCACCGCACACCAAGAACTGGAG GCCCCAGGTGTTAGTCTTACTAAAACTGGACGAGGACGCCCACGTCAAGTCTCCTCGCCTGCTGACGTTTGCCAACCAGCTGAAGGCGGGAAAGGGCCTAACCATCGTTGGCACCGTCGTCTCTGGAAACTTCCTCCAAAGCTACGGCGAGGCCCTCGCTGCTGAACAG ACTCTGAAGCACCTGATGGATAAGGAACGTGTGAAGGGCTTCTGTCAGTGTATCGTGGCCCAGAAGCCGCGTGAAGGTATCAGCCACATGATCCAGTCCAGCGGCCTGGGAGGAATGAAGCCCAACACTGTGGTGATGGGCTGGCCTCACGCCTGGAGGCAGAGCGAGGACCCACAGTCCTGGAAGACCTTCATCA ACACAGTGCGGGTGACCACAGCAGCCCACTTGGCCCTGCTGGTGCCCAAAAACATCTCCCTGTTCCCCAGCAACAGTGAGCCCTGCACAGAGGGCTACATCGACGTCTGGTGGATCGTCCACGATGGGGGGATGCTAATGCTGCTGCCCTTCCTGCTGCGCCAACACAAA GTGTGGCGTAAGTGTGGAATGCGAATCTTCACAGTGGCCCAGATGGAGGATAACTCCATCCAGATGAAGAAGGATCTGGCAACCTTCCTCTATCACCTACGCATTGAGGCTGAGGTGGAAGTAGTTGAGATG cATGACAGTGACATCAGTGCATACACCTATGAAAGGACCCTGATGATGGAGCAGAGGTCTCAGATGCTCAGACAGATGCGACTGTCTAAATCAGACCGGGAAAGAGAG GCTCAGCTGGTGAAAGACCGTAACTCCATGCTGCGGCTGACGAGCATCGGATCCGACGATGACGACGACACCGACGGCGGGGAGCGAGACAGGGCGACGAGCGCTGGTAGCGGTGGCGGCGGCGGCAGCGGTGGCAGCGCCGAGCATCACCGAAGAGTTCAGATGACCTGGACCAAAGAGAAGACCTCGCAATACAGAGCCACCCACTCTGGCTGCTCCACACCGGAGGGATTCAGAGACATGCTCAGCATCAGGCC ggaCCACTCGAACGTCAGGCGGATGCACACCGCCGTCAAGCTCAACGAGGTCAtcgtcaacaaatcccatgatgCCCGGCTCGTCCTGCTCAACATGCCAGGGCCACCCAGGAACACGGAGGGAGACGAGAACT ACATGGAGTTCCTCGAGGTCCTAACGGAAGGATTGGAGCGCGTTCTGTTGGTCAGAGGTGGAGGAAGTGAAGTCATCACCATCTACTCCTGA
- the LOC116053256 gene encoding solute carrier family 12 member 6 isoform X8, with product MVEAFCKGNLSQCVAMASVRFTVTPTKAEDLPGLSDTSPDISSRSGARVRFGSRESVNRSDPLSEGSGGGTTTAGGAETPDYSNVEQADGNSKISSVYINNTHGVDDDDFYDRNLALFEEEMDTRPKVSSLLNRLANYTNLTQGAREHEEAESIGEKKKASKSPQMGTFMGVYLPCLQNIFGVILFLRLTWVVGSAGVLQALCIVFICCCCTLLTAISMSAIATNGVVPAGGAYFMISRSLGPEFGGAVGLCFYLGTTFAGAMYILGAIEILLMYIAPKAAIFVSKNPEGEGAAMLNNMRVYGSICLLLMSLLVFVGVKYVNKLASIFLACVIVSIVSIYIGALVSAFKPPHFPVCMLGNRTINGHEIDENQCAKTILLQIKEPVERVDNFTLINETSTMSPTFDPSLATDLVEKTTYLWKQFCQGPEINATCDQYFLSNNFSEIEGIPGLASGIISENLWSSYPSRGDVLEKASLISTHDAHPASTQQPYVFADITTSFTLLVGIFFPSVTGIMAGSNRSGDLKDAQRSIPIGTILAILTTSIVYLSSVVLFGTCIDGVLLRDKFGDSVKGNLVVGTLAWPTPWVIVIGSFFSTCGAGLQSLTGAPRLLQAIAKDNIIPFLRVFGHGKANGEPTWALLLTALIAELGILIASLDLVAPILTMFFLMCYLFVNLACGLQTLLRTPNWRPRFSYYHWTLSFLGMTICLALMFISSWYYAIVAMVIAGMIYKYIEYHGAEKEWGDGIRGLSLSAARYALLRLEEGPPHTKNWRPQVLVLLKLDEDAHVKSPRLLTFANQLKAGKGLTIVGTVVSGNFLQSYGEALAAEQTLKHLMDKERVKGFCQCIVAQKPREGISHMIQSSGLGGMKPNTVVMGWPHAWRQSEDPQSWKTFINTVRVTTAAHLALLVPKNISLFPSNSEPCTEGYIDVWWIVHDGGMLMLLPFLLRQHKVWRKCGMRIFTVAQMEDNSIQMKKDLATFLYHLRIEAEVEVVEMHDSDISAYTYERTLMMEQRSQMLRQMRLSKSDREREGNPGSGSSRPEAGGATRSQVRLSW from the exons CAGATGGAAATTCCAAAATCTCCAGCGTGTACATCAACAACACTCATGGGGTGGATGACGATGACTTCTACGACAGAAACTTGGCCTTGTTTGAG GAGGAGATGGACACTCGGCCGAAGGTGTCTTCTCTGCTCAATCGCCTGGCCAACTACACCAACCTGACGCAGGGGGCCAGGGAACACGAGGAGGCCGAGAGCATCGGCGAGAAGAAGAAAGCCAGCAAG TCGCCACAGATGGGGACGTTTATGGGAGTTTACCTGCCTTGCCTCCAGAACATCTTCGGTGTCATCCTGTTCCTGCGGTTGACCTGGGTGGTGGGAAGTGCTGGGGTGCTGCAGGCCCTCTGTATTGTCTTCATATGCTGTTGCTGT acatTGTTGACTGCAATATCCATGAGTGCTATCGCCACTAATGGAGTGGTACCAG CGGGAGGCGCCTACTTCATGATTAGTCGCTCTCTGGGTCCAGAGTTTGGGGGGGCGGTGGGCCTGTGTTTCTACTTGGGCACCACCTTCGCCGGAGCCATGTACATCCTGGGAGCCATTGAGATCCTTCTG aTGTACATAGCACCTAAGGCAGCCATTTTTGTGTCAAAGAACCCTGAAGGCGAAGGGGCAGCCATGTTGAACAACATGCGGGTCTACGGCTCCATCTGTCTCCTCCTGATGTCCTTGCTGGTCTTTGTGGGTGTGAAGTACGTCAACAAACTGGCCTCCATCTTCTTAGCCTGCGTCATCGTCTCCATAGTTTCCATCTACATCGGGGCGCTGGTCTCTGCCTTCAAACCGCCACACTTCCC TGTGTGCATGCTGGGAAACCGAACTATCAACGGCCATGAAATTGATGAAAACCAATGTGCGAAAACCATCCTGCTGCAGATCAAAGAGCCAGTGGAGAGAGTTGACAACTTCACACTGATTAATG AAACCAGCACTATGAGCCCAACCTTTGACCCCAGCCTTGCTACCGATTTGGTGGAGAAGACCACGTATCTTTGGAAGCAGTTTTGCCAGGGCCCGGAAATCAACGCCACCTGTGACCAATACTTCCTTTCCAACAATTTTTCTGAGATCGAAGGGATTCCCGGTCTGGCCAGTGGGATCATTTCag AGAACCTGTGGAGCTCCTACCCCAGTCGTGGGGACGTGTTGGAGAAAGCCTCCCTTATCTCCACTCACGATGCACATCCGGCCTCCACTCAGCAGCCTTATGTGTTTGCTGACATCACCACCTCCTTCACACTGCTGGTGGGAATCTTCTTCCCCTCCGTCACAG GAATCATGGCTGGTTCCAACCGGTCGGGCGATCTGAAAGATGCCCAGCGCTCCATCCCCATTGGAACCATTCTCGCCATCCTCACCACCTCCATCGTCT ACCTGAGCAGCGTTGTCTTGTTTGGAACCTGCATCGACGGGGTGCTCCTCAGAGACAA GTTTGGCGACTCAGTCAAAGGGAATCTGGTGGTGGGGACTCTGGCTTGGCCGACTCCCTGGGTCATTGTGATTGGCTCTTTCTTCTCAACATGTGGCGCAGGCCTCCAGTCGCTGACCGGTGCTCCCCGACTTCTACAGGCCATTGCCAAGGACAACATCATCCCCTTCCTCCGG GTGTTTGGCCATGGGAAGGCTAACGGGGAGCCCACCTGGGCCCTGCTGCTCACAGCCCTAATAGCCGAGCTGGGGATTCTCATCGCCTCTCTGGACCTGGTGGCTCCCATCCTTACAAT GTTCTTCTTGATGTGTTATCTGTTTGTGAACCTGGCCTGTGGCCTCCAGACCCTCCTGAGGACGCCCAACTGGAGGCCGCGCTTTTCCTATTACCACTG GACCTTGTCGTTTTTGGGGATGACTATCTGCCTGGCACTCATGTTCATATCCTCCTGGTACTACGCAATCGTTGCCATGGTGATCGCTGGCATGATCTACAAGTACATTGAGTACCACGG aGCGGAGAAAGAGTGGGGGGATGGGATCCGCGGTCTCTCGCTCAGTGCTGCCCGATATGCCCTCCTGAGGTTGGAAGAGGGACCACCGCACACCAAGAACTGGAG GCCCCAGGTGTTAGTCTTACTAAAACTGGACGAGGACGCCCACGTCAAGTCTCCTCGCCTGCTGACGTTTGCCAACCAGCTGAAGGCGGGAAAGGGCCTAACCATCGTTGGCACCGTCGTCTCTGGAAACTTCCTCCAAAGCTACGGCGAGGCCCTCGCTGCTGAACAG ACTCTGAAGCACCTGATGGATAAGGAACGTGTGAAGGGCTTCTGTCAGTGTATCGTGGCCCAGAAGCCGCGTGAAGGTATCAGCCACATGATCCAGTCCAGCGGCCTGGGAGGAATGAAGCCCAACACTGTGGTGATGGGCTGGCCTCACGCCTGGAGGCAGAGCGAGGACCCACAGTCCTGGAAGACCTTCATCA ACACAGTGCGGGTGACCACAGCAGCCCACTTGGCCCTGCTGGTGCCCAAAAACATCTCCCTGTTCCCCAGCAACAGTGAGCCCTGCACAGAGGGCTACATCGACGTCTGGTGGATCGTCCACGATGGGGGGATGCTAATGCTGCTGCCCTTCCTGCTGCGCCAACACAAA GTGTGGCGTAAGTGTGGAATGCGAATCTTCACAGTGGCCCAGATGGAGGATAACTCCATCCAGATGAAGAAGGATCTGGCAACCTTCCTCTATCACCTACGCATTGAGGCTGAGGTGGAAGTAGTTGAGATG cATGACAGTGACATCAGTGCATACACCTATGAAAGGACCCTGATGATGGAGCAGAGGTCTCAGATGCTCAGACAGATGCGACTGTCTAAATCAGACCGGGAAAGAGAG GGAAATCCTGGTAGCGGCAGCAGTAGGCCAGAGGCAGGTGGAGCTACAAGGTCTCAGGTGAG GCTCAGCTGGTGA
- the LOC116053256 gene encoding solute carrier family 12 member 6 isoform X7: protein MVEAFCKGNLSQCVAMASVRFTVTPTKAEDLPGLSDTSPDISSRSGARVRFGSRESVNRSDPLSEGSGGGTTTAGGAETPDYSNVEQADGNSKISSVYINNTHGVDDDDFYDRNLALFEEEMDTRPKVSSLLNRLANYTNLTQGAREHEEAESIGEKKKASKSPQMGTFMGVYLPCLQNIFGVILFLRLTWVVGSAGVLQALCIVFICCCCTLLTAISMSAIATNGVVPAGGAYFMISRSLGPEFGGAVGLCFYLGTTFAGAMYILGAIEILLMYIAPKAAIFVSKNPEGEGAAMLNNMRVYGSICLLLMSLLVFVGVKYVNKLASIFLACVIVSIVSIYIGALVSAFKPPHFPVCMLGNRTINGHEIDENQCAKTILLQIKEPVERVDNFTLINETSTMSPTFDPSLATDLVEKTTYLWKQFCQGPEINATCDQYFLSNNFSEIEGIPGLASGIISENLWSSYPSRGDVLEKASLISTHDAHPASTQQPYVFADITTSFTLLVGIFFPSVTGIMAGSNRSGDLKDAQRSIPIGTILAILTTSIVYLSSVVLFGTCIDGVLLRDKFGDSVKGNLVVGTLAWPTPWVIVIGSFFSTCGAGLQSLTGAPRLLQAIAKDNIIPFLRVFGHGKANGEPTWALLLTALIAELGILIASLDLVAPILTMFFLMCYLFVNLACGLQTLLRTPNWRPRFSYYHWTLSFLGMTICLALMFISSWYYAIVAMVIAGMIYKYIEYHGAEKEWGDGIRGLSLSAARYALLRLEEGPPHTKNWRPQVLVLLKLDEDAHVKSPRLLTFANQLKAGKGLTIVGTVVSGNFLQSYGEALAAEQTLKHLMDKERVKGFCQCIVAQKPREGISHMIQSSGLGGMKPNTVVMGWPHAWRQSEDPQSWKTFINTVRVTTAAHLALLVPKNISLFPSNSEPCTEGYIDVWWIVHDGGMLMLLPFLLRQHKVWRKCGMRIFTVAQMEDNSIQMKKDLATFLYHLRIEAEVEVVEMHDSDISAYTYERTLMMEQRSQMLRQMRLSKSDREREGNPGSGSSRPEAGGATRSQRVRWSFDDVSLHSSKTSAVCCDVEQLRHSGHSGHIVKAKFSLDQQKPLNPSEKDTK, encoded by the exons CAGATGGAAATTCCAAAATCTCCAGCGTGTACATCAACAACACTCATGGGGTGGATGACGATGACTTCTACGACAGAAACTTGGCCTTGTTTGAG GAGGAGATGGACACTCGGCCGAAGGTGTCTTCTCTGCTCAATCGCCTGGCCAACTACACCAACCTGACGCAGGGGGCCAGGGAACACGAGGAGGCCGAGAGCATCGGCGAGAAGAAGAAAGCCAGCAAG TCGCCACAGATGGGGACGTTTATGGGAGTTTACCTGCCTTGCCTCCAGAACATCTTCGGTGTCATCCTGTTCCTGCGGTTGACCTGGGTGGTGGGAAGTGCTGGGGTGCTGCAGGCCCTCTGTATTGTCTTCATATGCTGTTGCTGT acatTGTTGACTGCAATATCCATGAGTGCTATCGCCACTAATGGAGTGGTACCAG CGGGAGGCGCCTACTTCATGATTAGTCGCTCTCTGGGTCCAGAGTTTGGGGGGGCGGTGGGCCTGTGTTTCTACTTGGGCACCACCTTCGCCGGAGCCATGTACATCCTGGGAGCCATTGAGATCCTTCTG aTGTACATAGCACCTAAGGCAGCCATTTTTGTGTCAAAGAACCCTGAAGGCGAAGGGGCAGCCATGTTGAACAACATGCGGGTCTACGGCTCCATCTGTCTCCTCCTGATGTCCTTGCTGGTCTTTGTGGGTGTGAAGTACGTCAACAAACTGGCCTCCATCTTCTTAGCCTGCGTCATCGTCTCCATAGTTTCCATCTACATCGGGGCGCTGGTCTCTGCCTTCAAACCGCCACACTTCCC TGTGTGCATGCTGGGAAACCGAACTATCAACGGCCATGAAATTGATGAAAACCAATGTGCGAAAACCATCCTGCTGCAGATCAAAGAGCCAGTGGAGAGAGTTGACAACTTCACACTGATTAATG AAACCAGCACTATGAGCCCAACCTTTGACCCCAGCCTTGCTACCGATTTGGTGGAGAAGACCACGTATCTTTGGAAGCAGTTTTGCCAGGGCCCGGAAATCAACGCCACCTGTGACCAATACTTCCTTTCCAACAATTTTTCTGAGATCGAAGGGATTCCCGGTCTGGCCAGTGGGATCATTTCag AGAACCTGTGGAGCTCCTACCCCAGTCGTGGGGACGTGTTGGAGAAAGCCTCCCTTATCTCCACTCACGATGCACATCCGGCCTCCACTCAGCAGCCTTATGTGTTTGCTGACATCACCACCTCCTTCACACTGCTGGTGGGAATCTTCTTCCCCTCCGTCACAG GAATCATGGCTGGTTCCAACCGGTCGGGCGATCTGAAAGATGCCCAGCGCTCCATCCCCATTGGAACCATTCTCGCCATCCTCACCACCTCCATCGTCT ACCTGAGCAGCGTTGTCTTGTTTGGAACCTGCATCGACGGGGTGCTCCTCAGAGACAA GTTTGGCGACTCAGTCAAAGGGAATCTGGTGGTGGGGACTCTGGCTTGGCCGACTCCCTGGGTCATTGTGATTGGCTCTTTCTTCTCAACATGTGGCGCAGGCCTCCAGTCGCTGACCGGTGCTCCCCGACTTCTACAGGCCATTGCCAAGGACAACATCATCCCCTTCCTCCGG GTGTTTGGCCATGGGAAGGCTAACGGGGAGCCCACCTGGGCCCTGCTGCTCACAGCCCTAATAGCCGAGCTGGGGATTCTCATCGCCTCTCTGGACCTGGTGGCTCCCATCCTTACAAT GTTCTTCTTGATGTGTTATCTGTTTGTGAACCTGGCCTGTGGCCTCCAGACCCTCCTGAGGACGCCCAACTGGAGGCCGCGCTTTTCCTATTACCACTG GACCTTGTCGTTTTTGGGGATGACTATCTGCCTGGCACTCATGTTCATATCCTCCTGGTACTACGCAATCGTTGCCATGGTGATCGCTGGCATGATCTACAAGTACATTGAGTACCACGG aGCGGAGAAAGAGTGGGGGGATGGGATCCGCGGTCTCTCGCTCAGTGCTGCCCGATATGCCCTCCTGAGGTTGGAAGAGGGACCACCGCACACCAAGAACTGGAG GCCCCAGGTGTTAGTCTTACTAAAACTGGACGAGGACGCCCACGTCAAGTCTCCTCGCCTGCTGACGTTTGCCAACCAGCTGAAGGCGGGAAAGGGCCTAACCATCGTTGGCACCGTCGTCTCTGGAAACTTCCTCCAAAGCTACGGCGAGGCCCTCGCTGCTGAACAG ACTCTGAAGCACCTGATGGATAAGGAACGTGTGAAGGGCTTCTGTCAGTGTATCGTGGCCCAGAAGCCGCGTGAAGGTATCAGCCACATGATCCAGTCCAGCGGCCTGGGAGGAATGAAGCCCAACACTGTGGTGATGGGCTGGCCTCACGCCTGGAGGCAGAGCGAGGACCCACAGTCCTGGAAGACCTTCATCA ACACAGTGCGGGTGACCACAGCAGCCCACTTGGCCCTGCTGGTGCCCAAAAACATCTCCCTGTTCCCCAGCAACAGTGAGCCCTGCACAGAGGGCTACATCGACGTCTGGTGGATCGTCCACGATGGGGGGATGCTAATGCTGCTGCCCTTCCTGCTGCGCCAACACAAA GTGTGGCGTAAGTGTGGAATGCGAATCTTCACAGTGGCCCAGATGGAGGATAACTCCATCCAGATGAAGAAGGATCTGGCAACCTTCCTCTATCACCTACGCATTGAGGCTGAGGTGGAAGTAGTTGAGATG cATGACAGTGACATCAGTGCATACACCTATGAAAGGACCCTGATGATGGAGCAGAGGTCTCAGATGCTCAGACAGATGCGACTGTCTAAATCAGACCGGGAAAGAGAG GGAAATCCTGGTAGCGGCAGCAGTAGGCCAGAGGCAGGTGGAGCTACAAGGTCTCAG CGGGTACGCTGGAGTTTTGATGATGTAAGTTTACACAGTAGTAAAACATCAGCTGTATGTTGTGATGTAGAGCAGTTGAGACATAGTGGCCATTCTGGACACattgttaaag CAAAGTTTTCTTTAGATCAGCAAAAACCTCTGAATCCTtcagaaaaagacacaaaataa